In Sphingomonas paeninsulae, the following proteins share a genomic window:
- a CDS encoding MarR family winged helix-turn-helix transcriptional regulator translates to MTRSGSLTDQDYVALAEFRHTLRRFQAFSESKAAEVGLTPQQHQALLAIRAASPEEVTVGYIAQRLVMKPHSASGLIDRLEVLELVTRQETTSDRRRSILQLTDKAEVLLASLSETHRDEVIRLKPLLVDLLKWL, encoded by the coding sequence ATGACAAGAAGCGGCAGCTTGACGGACCAGGACTATGTCGCGCTGGCCGAATTTCGGCATACGTTGCGGCGTTTTCAGGCATTCAGTGAATCAAAAGCGGCTGAAGTTGGCTTAACGCCGCAACAGCACCAGGCGTTACTCGCGATCCGCGCGGCATCACCCGAAGAAGTGACGGTGGGCTATATCGCGCAAAGGCTTGTTATGAAGCCTCATAGCGCCAGCGGGTTGATCGACCGGTTAGAAGTGCTTGAACTTGTCACGCGACAAGAAACAACGAGCGATCGCCGCCGGTCGATTTTGCAACTCACCGACAAAGCGGAAGTGTTGCTCGCCAGCCTATCCGAAACGCATCGGGACGAGGTTATTCGGCTCAAGCCGTTGCTCGTCGATCTTTTAAAATGGCTGTAA
- a CDS encoding LysR family transcriptional regulator encodes MHIIRYWNEMLLDPRLLRTFVAIVETGSFTLAAKRLNSTQSTVSQHLGKLETAVGHRLIERADRPVGPTPAGGRLLGYARRLLALQDEAKAILADPAGTTTIRIGVPDDIVNSAMSRQFAQFAERHREIRLDVTTGLSRDLTRRFRAGEFDIAIVKEAVPSGDARASFAEPLAWFEATDRAQPWPDPIPLVTFPPGGLYRDLMIERIERAQMRWYIAFTGNSLGSVLSAVEAGLGLSVIPNSTTASHAVQISTIFPAEPPLVLSIYAWEPGGTTGELVNAMTNTLFGRSK; translated from the coding sequence ATGCACATCATTCGGTATTGGAATGAAATGCTCCTTGATCCCAGACTGCTCCGCACTTTCGTTGCAATCGTTGAAACCGGCAGTTTTACGCTGGCGGCCAAGCGCCTTAATTCGACGCAATCGACCGTCAGCCAGCATCTTGGTAAACTGGAGACGGCAGTCGGTCATCGATTGATTGAGCGGGCGGATAGACCAGTCGGACCCACGCCGGCGGGCGGGCGGCTGCTCGGTTATGCGCGGCGATTGTTGGCATTGCAGGATGAGGCGAAGGCGATACTCGCCGATCCTGCTGGCACAACAACAATCCGCATCGGTGTGCCTGACGACATCGTCAACTCGGCGATGAGCCGACAGTTTGCACAATTTGCCGAGCGCCACCGCGAAATCCGGCTCGATGTGACAACAGGCCTTAGCCGTGATCTCACCAGGCGGTTTCGTGCCGGAGAGTTCGATATCGCGATCGTCAAGGAAGCAGTGCCTAGCGGCGATGCGCGTGCCAGCTTTGCTGAACCGCTCGCCTGGTTCGAAGCCACCGATCGGGCGCAGCCCTGGCCCGATCCTATTCCTCTCGTCACATTTCCGCCAGGTGGTTTGTATCGTGACCTGATGATCGAGCGGATCGAGCGTGCGCAGATGCGCTGGTATATCGCATTTACCGGCAACAGTCTGGGTAGCGTTCTTTCGGCGGTCGAGGCCGGCCTTGGATTATCCGTTATACCAAACAGCACGACGGCATCCCATGCCGTACAGATTAGCACAATATTTCCGGCGGAACCGCCACTCGTGCTGTCAATATATGCGTGGGAACCCGGCGGTACGACTGGCGAACTCGTCAATGCGATGACGAACACCCTGTTCGGTCGATCAAAATGA
- a CDS encoding efflux RND transporter periplasmic adaptor subunit gives MIGRRSLLRTAVTALVICIVLAAIHALWMRYQVEPLTRDGKVRADLVPVAADVSGLVTEVRIRDDEFVRKGQILLVIDRPRYQLALDQADANLATQRVTLAQAAREDRRNRSMAELLAAEVIEQGRARVDALRTGLDQAIAARNLARLNLDRTYVRAPVDGTVSNMTLQPGVYLNAGKPAVALVYGQSLRVEGYFEETKLPAIHLGDPASVYLMGIADEITGHVESIAAGVEDRERAGGEAQLANVNPSFTWVRLAQRIPVRIKIDKVPSNVRLIPGQTATVIVHARAGDVPVRRSLPW, from the coding sequence ATGATCGGTCGTCGTTCCCTTCTGCGTACAGCGGTCACCGCGCTGGTGATCTGTATCGTGCTTGCAGCAATCCACGCCTTGTGGATGCGCTACCAGGTTGAGCCGCTGACGCGCGACGGCAAGGTTCGGGCCGATCTCGTGCCGGTCGCCGCAGATGTCAGTGGGCTTGTCACCGAAGTACGCATCCGTGACGATGAGTTCGTTCGCAAGGGCCAGATCCTGCTGGTCATCGACCGCCCGCGCTATCAGCTGGCACTCGATCAGGCTGACGCGAATCTGGCGACCCAGCGGGTGACGCTGGCGCAGGCGGCGCGGGAGGATCGTCGCAATCGTTCGATGGCCGAGTTGCTGGCTGCGGAGGTGATCGAGCAGGGGCGGGCGCGGGTGGATGCCCTAAGGACTGGACTGGATCAGGCCATTGCCGCGCGCAATCTGGCACGGCTCAATCTGGATCGGACCTATGTCCGTGCGCCCGTCGATGGGACGGTGTCGAACATGACTCTACAGCCTGGCGTCTACCTGAACGCCGGAAAGCCAGCGGTCGCGCTTGTCTATGGCCAGTCGCTGCGGGTGGAGGGGTATTTCGAGGAAACGAAATTGCCCGCTATCCATCTCGGCGATCCCGCGAGCGTTTACCTGATGGGCATCGCCGACGAAATCACCGGTCATGTCGAAAGCATCGCCGCAGGGGTCGAAGATCGGGAACGCGCCGGAGGGGAAGCACAACTTGCCAACGTCAACCCGTCCTTCACCTGGGTCAGATTGGCGCAACGCATTCCTGTGCGAATCAAAATCGACAAAGTGCCCAGTAATGTCCGGCTGATCCCAGGCCAAACGGCGACCGTGATCGTTCATGCCCGCGCTGGTGATGTGCCTGTTCGCCGGAGCCTGCCATGGTGA
- the uraH gene encoding hydroxyisourate hydrolase: MKVSILTAATLIAAFATPAGAADISTHVLDLARGVGGKAVPVTLAKRTADGRWKEVGKATTDADGRIRSFGDASMFNSGIYRLQFDMSRYPDPASMPFFPEITLTFRVTDAAGHYHVPVVVSPYGYSTYRGN, translated from the coding sequence ATGAAAGTCAGCATTTTAACCGCAGCTACTCTGATCGCAGCGTTCGCAACGCCTGCTGGCGCAGCGGATATTTCCACTCACGTTCTCGATCTCGCGCGTGGCGTCGGCGGCAAGGCTGTACCCGTGACATTGGCAAAGCGGACTGCCGACGGCCGGTGGAAGGAAGTTGGCAAGGCTACGACCGATGCAGACGGCCGCATCCGCAGCTTCGGCGATGCATCAATGTTCAATTCTGGGATCTATCGCCTGCAGTTCGACATGTCGCGCTATCCCGATCCTGCGTCCATGCCGTTCTTCCCTGAGATTACGCTGACGTTTCGAGTGACCGATGCAGCAGGTCATTATCACGTTCCGGTTGTTGTAAGTCCCTACGGTTATTCGACGTATCGCGGGAATTGA
- a CDS encoding CBS domain-containing protein: MTRTVITACPRDTVQAIAQTMADRDVGWLPVMDGETLVGIVTDRDIVTRMVVTGRSSLCAIRDAMTSPAKSCLAEDSVESVVRWMGKQQVRRVPIVDASGRLVGLVSLADAAKHAEASSTSLALEKIVRPGGEHNQRSFHPTTFAN; the protein is encoded by the coding sequence ATGACTCGGACTGTTATTACCGCGTGCCCCAGAGACACTGTTCAAGCCATCGCACAGACAATGGCGGACAGAGACGTCGGATGGCTCCCCGTTATGGACGGCGAAACCCTCGTGGGGATAGTTACAGATCGCGACATTGTGACGCGTATGGTTGTCACGGGAAGATCATCGTTATGCGCCATCCGCGACGCTATGACTTCACCGGCCAAATCGTGTCTTGCAGAAGATAGCGTTGAGAGCGTCGTTCGATGGATGGGCAAACAACAGGTTCGCCGCGTCCCGATTGTCGATGCCTCCGGCAGACTCGTCGGTCTCGTTTCACTAGCGGATGCGGCGAAGCACGCCGAGGCTTCATCGACAAGCTTAGCTCTGGAGAAAATCGTTCGTCCCGGCGGCGAGCATAATCAACGTTCTTTTCACCCGACCACCTTCGCCAACTGA
- a CDS encoding MAPEG family protein: MIAMTLPITLITAAALGTISLWLGLRIFRMRLREEILIGDDGNDKLAGRMRAHANLVEYAPFVLILMALIEVARGAGITLAVTAALFILARIANPIGMDLRRSNVPRASGAIVTWVVLAFLVGWGALIALGLA, translated from the coding sequence ATGATCGCTATGACATTGCCCATTACGCTGATCACGGCGGCTGCGCTCGGCACGATCAGCCTGTGGCTAGGCCTGCGCATCTTCCGCATGCGACTGCGCGAAGAGATACTGATCGGTGATGATGGCAATGATAAGCTGGCGGGCCGGATGCGCGCCCATGCCAATCTTGTCGAATATGCGCCTTTCGTGCTGATTCTGATGGCGTTGATCGAGGTTGCGAGAGGGGCAGGAATCACGCTGGCCGTGACTGCTGCGCTTTTTATCCTCGCGCGGATCGCAAATCCGATCGGGATGGATCTGCGTCGTTCAAACGTGCCCCGTGCCAGTGGCGCGATCGTGACCTGGGTCGTGCTGGCATTTCTCGTTGGTTGGGGCGCGCTGATCGCGCTCGGCTTGGCGTGA
- a CDS encoding DUF1656 domain-containing protein, with amino-acid sequence MIEELHLFGVYMPAALVWAVVAGVLAYCLRNLLQRLPFSQLLWHPGVLELALFATLWWALTFLADNFLSRALVS; translated from the coding sequence ATGATCGAGGAACTGCATCTCTTTGGTGTTTACATGCCAGCTGCGCTCGTCTGGGCGGTTGTAGCGGGGGTTCTTGCTTATTGTCTTCGCAATCTGCTGCAGCGCCTCCCTTTCTCCCAATTGCTTTGGCACCCGGGCGTTCTCGAGCTGGCGCTGTTCGCGACGCTTTGGTGGGCTCTCACCTTCCTTGCCGACAATTTCCTCTCCCGTGCCCTGGTATCCTGA
- the rnk gene encoding nucleoside diphosphate kinase regulator gives MEQHTSLADLRPDIHLSAAECDALWDLALRSETRHPQSSAMLLDELGRAKLCGPENLPDETVVMNSLVDFIDEGTGTRRVVQLVYPQDADIGAGRISILTPIGAGLIGMTAGNSIRWPDRDGQDRMLRIVTVMSPIEA, from the coding sequence ATGGAACAACACACATCTTTAGCCGATCTGCGTCCGGACATTCACCTTTCAGCCGCTGAGTGCGACGCACTGTGGGATCTGGCGCTTCGTTCGGAAACCCGCCACCCTCAATCCTCGGCAATGCTTTTGGACGAACTTGGTCGTGCAAAGCTTTGCGGGCCGGAAAATCTGCCAGACGAAACTGTTGTGATGAATTCGTTGGTCGATTTCATCGACGAAGGGACAGGCACGCGCCGCGTCGTGCAACTTGTGTATCCGCAGGACGCCGACATTGGGGCTGGACGCATATCGATCCTGACACCGATCGGCGCAGGCCTCATCGGAATGACGGCGGGTAATTCGATCCGCTGGCCTGACCGCGATGGTCAAGACAGAATGTTGCGCATCGTGACAGTCATGTCGCCCATCGAGGCTTGA
- a CDS encoding amidohydrolase family protein has translation MPEPANTRLFINAVSPDGVRRDLAVRDGRFCDIAMVGRDDKIEVVDLHGLLVLPAFVDGHVHLDKSFVGDRWHSHVTADSLGARLAIEKDLLADALPIIERAEALLARAHGFGTVAMRSHVDIDATLGLSTLHAVMEACERWHDRVSVELVAFPQAGILSSPGTADLLDAAMREGASVVGGLDPTTFDGDADAHLNIVFGVAGRHGAQIDIHLHEPGLQGIEQLRRIASRTSAEGMYGKVAVSHAYALGEVGSDEAARTADILAEAGVSIMTNAPGDRPFPPILMLRAAGVRVFSGNDNIRDAWWPYGDADMLGRAMLIGYRSGFLSDADLAVALDMATSVAANVLGLERYGLAAGDDATFVVVDAETPAAAVAAPSCARRLIQRGATVPIDRSRLANL, from the coding sequence TTGCCCGAACCTGCCAATACCCGACTGTTTATTAATGCTGTGTCGCCGGACGGTGTCCGCCGCGATCTGGCAGTGCGCGATGGTCGGTTCTGCGACATTGCAATGGTAGGACGGGACGACAAGATTGAGGTCGTAGATCTTCACGGCTTGCTGGTATTGCCGGCATTCGTTGATGGCCATGTGCACCTTGACAAGAGTTTCGTCGGTGATCGCTGGCACTCACATGTGACTGCCGACAGTCTCGGCGCGCGCCTTGCGATTGAAAAAGACTTGCTCGCCGATGCGCTGCCCATAATCGAACGTGCAGAGGCGCTGCTCGCCCGCGCGCACGGCTTCGGTACGGTTGCAATGCGCAGCCATGTCGACATCGATGCAACGCTGGGCCTGAGCACTCTTCATGCAGTGATGGAGGCATGTGAGCGGTGGCATGACCGGGTCAGCGTCGAACTGGTTGCGTTTCCGCAGGCAGGCATTCTTTCGTCGCCGGGTACCGCAGACCTGCTTGATGCCGCTATGCGCGAGGGAGCCAGTGTGGTTGGTGGCCTCGACCCAACAACGTTCGATGGCGATGCAGATGCGCATCTAAACATCGTCTTTGGCGTTGCCGGGCGGCACGGCGCGCAGATCGACATCCATCTGCATGAACCGGGCCTCCAGGGCATAGAACAGCTGCGCCGGATCGCCTCGCGCACTTCGGCTGAAGGCATGTACGGCAAAGTGGCGGTGAGCCATGCTTACGCACTCGGCGAAGTTGGCAGCGACGAAGCAGCGCGCACTGCCGACATTCTGGCAGAGGCGGGCGTTTCTATCATGACCAACGCGCCGGGAGATCGGCCCTTCCCGCCAATTCTGATGCTACGTGCTGCTGGCGTGCGCGTGTTTTCGGGCAACGACAATATTCGGGATGCGTGGTGGCCATACGGGGATGCCGACATGCTTGGTCGCGCGATGCTGATCGGTTACCGTTCGGGGTTTTTAAGCGACGCCGATCTGGCAGTCGCGCTCGATATGGCCACGTCAGTAGCGGCAAATGTGCTCGGGCTTGAGCGATATGGATTAGCGGCGGGCGACGATGCGACTTTCGTGGTTGTCGATGCAGAAACTCCGGCCGCGGCCGTCGCCGCACCATCATGTGCGCGCCGCCTAATCCAGCGTGGAGCCACCGTTCCGATTGATCGGTCAAGGCTCGCAAATCTCTAG
- a CDS encoding FUSC family protein, with translation MPVKTSAGAAQPFFAIDSQKFLFSFSSYIAAAATLAIAFSASLPRPWWALLTVYVTAQPMAGAFRPKIFYRLGGIVTGAVVTVALVPNLQNSPELLILCLAAWTGFCIYLAVLDRTPRAFLFQMAAFSSAVISFPYLDDPGNIFTTTISRVEEMTVAIVCVSIAHALLQPWSATPVIRSKAEAFLAHASRWTAEALRSRHTSLEYEHRRTLAADVTELGMIAIHLPFDQRAAPATRRLVLSLQERLATVLPLASAAANRLDLLRGISPLDAPLEALIDDVILWLGGVIDTPGAVEHALVDRCRSLAALHEQTADWEGLLVVSVCERVAEFLEALDDSRRLVQQIGGAHEGPQAVTPETVRESYPLARDHSVAALAGLATATAIALYCAVWILLAWPNGSATAAFAALITCSFAVQDDPAPVIGRYLGATLMTFPLAALYLFVILPRVDGYGMLIVTLAPALLWMGYIQADPPRSARALPMFSCFIVGLGFLARFQADFAVFINTGLAQVGGVVTTLAVTKLFRSTNVLWTARRIVLGNWADLEQLANIRRPFEAERWTGLAVDRLGQIAARMAVAPAGDALHEADGLADLRIGRNIIPIRRALVAVPHDIRHALGMVLSETSSLFRARRQASEAVSPPASLLEAIDAAIDDMLASAQLAPRHQALLALVGMRCNLFPAALPFESARAR, from the coding sequence ATGCCAGTAAAGACTAGCGCGGGCGCAGCGCAGCCCTTCTTCGCGATCGACTCTCAGAAGTTTCTCTTTTCCTTCAGCAGTTATATTGCTGCAGCGGCTACGCTTGCGATAGCCTTTTCCGCAAGTTTGCCGCGCCCATGGTGGGCACTTCTCACCGTCTACGTCACCGCGCAACCTATGGCAGGGGCCTTCAGGCCCAAGATCTTTTATCGGCTGGGCGGTATAGTGACGGGTGCTGTGGTTACGGTCGCGCTGGTTCCGAACCTGCAGAATTCGCCCGAGCTTCTGATATTGTGCCTGGCGGCCTGGACAGGCTTTTGCATCTATCTTGCCGTTCTCGACCGTACGCCACGTGCCTTCCTTTTCCAGATGGCAGCGTTCAGCTCAGCCGTGATCAGTTTTCCTTATCTCGACGACCCGGGTAATATCTTCACCACAACCATATCCCGGGTCGAGGAAATGACGGTGGCCATCGTGTGCGTTTCGATCGCACACGCTCTGCTCCAGCCATGGAGCGCCACTCCGGTCATCCGCAGCAAGGCAGAAGCTTTTCTCGCGCACGCTTCGCGCTGGACCGCCGAGGCGCTGAGAAGCCGCCATACGTCGCTGGAATATGAACATCGTCGGACCCTTGCCGCCGACGTGACCGAACTCGGCATGATCGCCATTCACCTTCCTTTCGATCAACGCGCGGCGCCAGCAACGCGACGGTTGGTCTTGAGCCTGCAAGAACGTCTGGCAACGGTGCTTCCATTGGCATCGGCTGCAGCAAACCGGCTCGACCTTCTGCGGGGGATTTCGCCGCTCGACGCCCCGCTTGAGGCGTTGATCGACGACGTCATCCTCTGGCTTGGCGGAGTGATCGACACGCCCGGCGCTGTTGAGCATGCGCTTGTTGATCGGTGTCGATCCCTGGCAGCCCTTCATGAACAAACCGCCGACTGGGAGGGGCTTTTGGTCGTCAGCGTCTGCGAGCGGGTAGCTGAATTTCTGGAGGCGCTGGATGACAGCCGCCGGCTCGTCCAGCAAATTGGGGGTGCGCACGAAGGGCCACAGGCTGTCACGCCAGAAACGGTTCGCGAAAGTTACCCACTTGCGCGGGACCATAGCGTCGCGGCGCTTGCTGGTCTCGCAACGGCCACGGCGATCGCGCTCTATTGCGCGGTGTGGATTCTCCTGGCCTGGCCCAATGGATCGGCCACGGCTGCTTTTGCCGCGCTAATCACCTGCTCGTTCGCGGTGCAGGACGACCCGGCGCCCGTGATTGGTCGTTACCTTGGCGCGACGCTGATGACATTCCCGCTGGCGGCGCTCTATTTGTTTGTGATCTTGCCACGCGTCGATGGCTACGGAATGCTAATCGTCACTCTTGCGCCAGCGTTGCTCTGGATGGGCTATATCCAGGCGGACCCCCCGCGGTCCGCACGGGCTTTACCGATGTTTTCCTGTTTCATCGTCGGCCTTGGTTTTCTGGCGCGCTTTCAGGCGGACTTTGCCGTGTTCATCAACACCGGGCTTGCCCAGGTGGGGGGTGTCGTGACGACGCTCGCCGTGACCAAGTTGTTTCGTTCGACCAATGTACTGTGGACGGCGCGCCGGATCGTGCTTGGAAATTGGGCTGACCTCGAGCAACTCGCTAACATTCGCAGACCGTTCGAAGCCGAACGCTGGACGGGCCTGGCCGTCGACCGGCTGGGACAGATCGCTGCGCGTATGGCGGTTGCACCGGCCGGCGATGCGCTGCACGAGGCCGATGGTCTGGCTGACCTGCGTATCGGCCGGAACATCATCCCGATCCGGCGCGCGCTGGTCGCCGTGCCGCATGACATCCGTCACGCCCTCGGCATGGTGCTGTCTGAGACATCCTCCTTATTTCGCGCGCGCCGGCAAGCCAGTGAAGCCGTGTCACCCCCGGCGTCTTTGCTTGAGGCGATCGATGCAGCAATCGACGATATGCTTGCGAGCGCGCAGCTTGCGCCACGCCATCAAGCGCTGTTGGCGCTCGTCGGTATGCGGTGCAACCTGTTCCCGGCAGCGCTGCCTTTCGAGAGTGCGCGCGCGCGATGA
- a CDS encoding efflux transporter outer membrane subunit has protein sequence MVNARRLLVPLALISLSACATVGPNYGVPDEALVNVPKGQGAFISGGHGTTNEPLPDQWWKLFDDQVLNRLIEQALIANTDLRIAEANLQRSDALLAEARTGREVGGAANLETSWAQPSAEAVMQHVQPPEHQIYNGGLSISYDLDLFGGIRRGVEAATAEDEAAVAARDLVRINVAAQTAQAYADACNAGHEIADLRQLIAVLEEDLRLTRLMIAHGRAPKFEQDRQLSLLANTRARLPRMEAGQRNAVFRIVSLIGQVPAEFDHGLLECHAPLVLSSLMPIGDGQGLLKRRPDVRAAERRLAAATARIGIATAALYPDIKLGASIGSTGAAADLLSSLTNRFGIGPLISWNLHRSTIRARIAQSEAQTRANLATFDGTVLSALREVESALNNYAADLVRLEDLKAARDSAVQVSERTAVLRRGGKLGGLVALDAQRSRIIAEQAVTAAHTDINRDQIALFLALGGGWSTRSTQ, from the coding sequence ATGGTGAATGCTCGCCGGTTGCTGGTGCCTCTCGCGCTCATCTCCCTGTCCGCCTGCGCAACCGTAGGCCCGAATTACGGAGTGCCGGACGAGGCCCTCGTCAACGTGCCAAAAGGGCAGGGCGCGTTTATATCCGGCGGGCATGGGACCACGAACGAGCCGCTGCCCGATCAATGGTGGAAGTTATTCGACGACCAGGTTTTGAACCGTCTGATCGAACAAGCGCTCATCGCCAACACCGATCTGCGGATTGCCGAAGCCAATCTTCAGCGCAGTGACGCGCTGCTCGCGGAGGCACGAACTGGGCGCGAGGTTGGAGGCGCCGCAAATCTGGAGACGAGCTGGGCGCAGCCTTCAGCAGAAGCGGTCATGCAACATGTTCAACCGCCGGAACATCAGATCTACAATGGCGGGCTTTCGATCAGCTACGACCTTGACCTGTTTGGCGGGATCCGGCGCGGTGTCGAGGCAGCCACCGCCGAGGACGAAGCCGCGGTTGCCGCCCGCGATCTGGTTCGGATCAACGTCGCGGCCCAGACAGCCCAGGCCTATGCCGATGCCTGCAACGCCGGGCACGAGATCGCGGACCTTCGCCAGCTAATTGCTGTACTGGAGGAAGACCTACGCCTCACACGCCTGATGATTGCGCATGGCCGTGCGCCGAAGTTCGAGCAGGATCGCCAGCTAAGCCTGCTGGCAAACACCAGGGCGCGCTTGCCCCGCATGGAAGCAGGCCAGCGGAACGCTGTTTTTCGCATTGTGTCGTTGATCGGACAGGTACCTGCAGAATTCGATCACGGCCTGCTCGAATGCCACGCGCCGTTGGTGCTGTCCTCGCTGATGCCGATTGGGGACGGACAGGGACTGCTCAAGCGGCGACCCGATGTTCGCGCGGCCGAACGCCGATTGGCTGCGGCGACGGCACGGATCGGTATCGCAACGGCTGCGCTTTATCCCGACATCAAACTCGGAGCTTCGATTGGCTCCACCGGCGCTGCGGCAGACCTGCTGTCATCATTGACCAATCGGTTCGGCATTGGCCCATTGATCAGCTGGAACCTGCACCGAAGCACAATTCGGGCGCGGATTGCACAGAGCGAGGCGCAGACGCGCGCTAACCTTGCAACCTTTGACGGCACGGTGCTGAGCGCCCTGCGGGAAGTGGAAAGCGCACTGAACAACTACGCTGCCGATCTTGTGCGACTGGAAGATTTGAAAGCGGCACGAGATAGCGCGGTGCAGGTTTCCGAACGAACGGCCGTTTTGCGGCGGGGTGGCAAGCTGGGAGGTCTGGTTGCTCTGGATGCCCAGCGCAGTCGGATCATCGCCGAGCAAGCCGTTACAGCTGCGCACACCGACATCAATCGCGATCAGATTGCGCTTTTTTTGGCCCTCGGGGGAGGATGGTCAACACGGTCAACGCAATGA
- a CDS encoding GlcG/HbpS family heme-binding protein: MLVLALFSSVAAAAVPAAPPLDRKTVSLALANELATAVIEKCMALGKASVVAVVDRGGNLVALQRGDDIGPHNTIAAQRKAFTALSTKTATTLLAKRAATDPTAGNLTTVPELLLLGGGLPLVVEGETIGGIGVAGSGGSANDDLCAAAAIAQVLPTNH, from the coding sequence ATGCTTGTCCTGGCCCTTTTTTCGTCGGTCGCGGCTGCTGCGGTTCCAGCAGCGCCACCTCTGGATCGCAAGACCGTCTCGCTTGCATTGGCAAATGAGCTGGCCACGGCGGTAATTGAAAAGTGCATGGCGCTTGGCAAGGCCTCGGTCGTCGCTGTGGTTGATCGTGGCGGTAATCTCGTCGCACTGCAAAGGGGGGATGATATTGGGCCGCACAATACGATCGCGGCACAGCGAAAGGCCTTCACGGCATTGTCGACGAAGACCGCAACAACATTACTGGCCAAGCGCGCTGCGACTGATCCCACCGCAGGCAACCTGACCACGGTCCCCGAATTGCTTTTACTTGGCGGCGGATTGCCGCTTGTGGTCGAAGGTGAGACGATTGGCGGGATCGGCGTAGCCGGGTCGGGCGGCTCAGCGAATGATGATCTCTGCGCTGCAGCCGCAATCGCACAGGTGTTGCCCACAAATCACTAA